A single genomic interval of Helianthus annuus cultivar XRQ/B chromosome 13, HanXRQr2.0-SUNRISE, whole genome shotgun sequence harbors:
- the LOC110898700 gene encoding uncharacterized protein LOC110898700 isoform X4, which yields MDAFLQQFQHLKIQLEDITSATDNFNDDNCIGRGGFGKVYKGELSHSKGRSTVAIKRLDPRHGQGIPEFLKEITMLSRYSHKNLICLLGFCYHGDEMILVYEHASRGSLDRHLNSPHLTWLQRFKICLYAAEGLSYLHDPRETHQRLIHCDVKSANILLDEQWNSKLSDFGLSIMGPANEQQSVIVTTASGTPGYCDPQYAMTHTLTKESDVYSFGVVLFEVLCGRLCCTYSNGRVEQNLVRTWIECYEEKKLNDITFKDTTIEPLEQSALETFSDIAYRCLKESREDRPRMAEVVTELATALGNQKVFWQQFQDLKIPLEEITLATNHFNVEKSYIGGGAFWKVYKGEVSHSKGRGMTAIKRLDPKHGQGIRKFFKEIRTLSRYEHKNLISLMGFCYQEDEMILVYEYASHGSLDRYLNSPLLTWSQRIKICLDAAEGLRYIHDPRETHERLIHCDVKSANILLDEQWNGKLSDFGLSIMGTANEQNRFIATVTASTHGYCDPQYAMTHTLTKESDVYSFGVVLFEVLCGRLCYTLDSKGHVKEILVPTWIKSYEQNRLNDIIFKSSNNEPMHQSVLKIFSDIAYQCLNESREDRPEIADVTSNLESAFQIISCSKEELLYKGVLVSGGKTWFSLNKKGEHCVMISIAECLGSNVQRFSFSSGYNARFALGSYLYFYADRDVKITHVRTQFLSPGITYTVNLVFKFMYTEDKGRCEPIYLKYKLKGEIESSFSHLACQREDGWWMCELYQFTCYHKIVHLQILFEGFNNFNSIQVEGIEFQSLVNVEHTDEKQPISDSDSDANWEEKLPADYEDIMKWSKNSLQWTTKEEAYAIIRKGFLIRDDNMERGILEHDANLEEKLPTDYKGIMKLSKIRLLWKRMKKAYSSIHREFLITDSQKRDIWFSLDKNGKKCHTISSRKAGIWRSHQDIMSFPESRFGEAVLLDSDYIRIKTEVKSQLVSSETIYACYLVYKLPEDQSGFEAPLVVEDNQCDSGDKIWYIYLTSPQTPVIRPKAGQNTHNPLNWWKIKGLPQQRNDGWIEVQIWELRAAATINMDLKLRSSGWKKFSGLVIEGIEFRPI from the exons ATGGATGCTTTCttgcagcagtttcaacatcttAAAATCCAACTAGAAGATATAACATCAGCCACCGACAACTTCAACGATGATAACTGTATTGGACGTGGTGGTTTCGGGAAAGTTTACAAAGGAGAACTGTCTCACTCTAAGGGACGAAGCACAGTTGCTATCAAGCGTCTGGATCCGAGGCATGGACAAGGAATACCCGAGTTCTTGAAAGAGATCACAATGCTTTCCCGTTACAGCCATAAAAATCTCATCTGTCTTCTGGGATTTTGTTACCATGGGGATGAGATGATCCTGGTGTACGAGCATGCATCTCGAGGAAGCCTTGATCGCCATTTAAATTCCCCGCATCTCACGTGGTTACAGCGTTTCAAGATATGCCTCTATGCAGCAGAGGGATTAAGTTACCTTCATGATCCAAGGGAGACACACCAAAGACTTATCCACTGTGATGTAAAAAGCGCCAACATCCTTCTTGATGAGCAATGGAATAGTAAACTTTCTGATTTCGGGCTATCAATAATGGGCCCCGCTAATGAGCAGCAATCGGTAATTGTCACCACAGCATCAGGTACCCCTGGGTACTGTGATCCGCAGTATGCAATGACACACACCCTAACAAAAGAGTCAGACGTATACTCTTTCGGTGTGGTCTTATTCGAAGTTTTATGTGGGAGGTTATGCTGTACATATAGCAATGGTCGTGTTGAGCAGAATTTAGTGCGAACGTGGATTGAATGCTATGAAGAGAAGAAGTTAAATGATATCACCTTTAAAGATACGACCATTGAACCATTGGAGCAGAGCGCTTTAGAAACTTTTTCTGACATTGCATATCGATGTTTGAAGGAATCTCGTGAAGATCGGCCAAGGATGGCTGAGGTTGTGACAGAACTTGCGACTGCGCTTGGAAATCAGAAG GTATTCTGGCAGCAATTTCAAGATCTTAAAATCCCGTTGGAAGAGATAACATTAGCCACCAACCACTTCAATGTTGAGAAGAGCTATATTGGAGGTGGTGCTTTTTGGAAGGTTTATAAAGGAGAAGTGTCTCACTCTAAGGGCCGAGGCATGACTGCTATTAAGCGTCTTGATCCGAAGCATGGACAAGGAATCCGTAAGTTCTTCAAAGAGATCAGGACGCTTTCCCGGTACGAGCATAAAAATCTTATCTCTCTTatgggattttgttaccaagagGATGAGATGATCCTGGTGTACGAGTATGCGTCTCATGGAAGCCTTGACCGCTATTTAAATTCCCCTCTTCTCACATGGTCACAACGTATCAAGATATGCCTTGATGCCGCGGAGGGACTAAGGTACATTCACGATCCAAGGGAGACACATGAGAGACTTATCCACTGTGATGTAAAAAGCGCCAACATTCTTCTTGATGAGCAATGGAATGGTAAACTTTCTGATTTCGGGCTATCAATAATGGGCACCGCTAATGAGCAGAACCGGTTTATTGCCACAGTTACAGCGAGTACCCATGGGTACTGTGATCCACAGTATGCGATGACACACACCCTAACAAAAGAGTCCGATGTATACTCTTTCGGCGTGGTGTTGTTCGAAGTTTTATGCGGGAGATTATGCTATACACTTGATAGCAAGGGTCATGTTAAGGAGATCTTAGTGCCCACGTGGATTAAGAGCTATGAACAAAACAGGTTAAATGATATTATTTTTAAAAGTTCGAACAACGAACCAATGCATCAgagtgttttaaaaatattttcagaCATTGCGTATCAATGTTTAAATGAATCTCGTGAAGATCGGCCAGAGATAGCTGACGTTACGTCAAATCTTGAGAGTGCATTCCAAATTATTTCATGTTCCAAAGAAGAATTGTTGTACAAAGGGGTTCTCGTTAGTGGCGGCAAAACG TGGTTTTCATTAAATAAGAAGGGAGAACACTGTGTGATGATATCTATTGCAGAATGTTTGGGTTCAAATGTCCAGCGTTTTAGCTTCTCGTCTGGATATAATGCAAG ATTTGCTCTGGGCTCCTACCTATATTTTTATGCGGATAGGGATGTCAAAATTACGCATGTAAGAACTCAATTCTTGTCACCAGGAATCACATACACGGTGAACCTTGTGTTCAAGTTTATGTACACAGAAGATAAAGGAAGATGTGAGCCTATATACCTCAAATACAAATTGAAAGGGGAGATTGAAAGTTCATTTTCACACCTTGCATGTCAGAGAGAAGATGGATGGTGGATGTGTGAATTGTATCAGTTTACTTGTTACCACAAAATTGTTCATCTTCAGATTTTGTTTGAGGGCTTCAATAATTTTAATAGCATACAAGTAGAAGGCATCGAATTTCAGTCCTTGGTGAAT GTGGAACATACAGATGAGAAGCAACCCAtatcagattcagattcagatgCAAACTGGGAAGAAAAACTGCCAGCTGATTATGAAGACATAATGAAATGGTCAAAAAATAGCCTGCAATGGACAACCAAGGAGGAAGCGTACGCAATTATTCGCAAAGGCTTCTTAATCAGGGATGACAATATGGAGAGAGGCATT CTGGAACATGATGCAAATTTGGAAGAAAAGTTGCCAACTGATTATAAAGGCATAatgaaattgtcaaaaataaGGCTGCTATGGAAAAGGATGAAGAAAGCATACTCAAGTATTCACAGAGAGTTCTTAATAACTGATAGCCAGAAGAGGGATATT TGGTTTTCTCTAGACAAAAATGGAAAGAAATGTCATACGATATCATCAAGAAAGGCTGGCATATGGAGGTCGCACCAGGATATAATGTCTTTTCCCGAATCAAG ATTTGGAGAAGCCGTTCTCTTGGATTCTGACTATATTCGCATTAAAACTGAAGTCAAGTCCCAACTAGTATCATCTGAAACAATATATGCATGTTACCTTGTCTACAAATTACCAGAAGATCAATCTGGATTTGAGGCTCCTTTGGTAGTGGAAGACAACCAATGCGATTCCGGAGATAAAATTTGGTATATCTATTTAACGAGTCCTCAAACTCCTGTTATTAGACCAAAGGCTGGTCAAAACACCCACAACCCACTCAATTGGTGGAAAATAAAAGGTCTTCCACAACAAAGGAACGATGGATGGATTGAAGTGCAAATTTGGGAATTGCGTGCTGCTGCTACAATCAACATGGATCTTAAGTTGAGAAGTTCTGGCTGGAAGAAGTTTAGTGGGCTTGTTATTGAAGGCATTGAGTTTAGACCCATATAG
- the LOC110898700 gene encoding uncharacterized protein LOC110898700 isoform X1, producing MDAFLQQFQHLKIQLEDITSATDNFNDDNCIGRGGFGKVYKGELSHSKGRSTVAIKRLDPRHGQGIPEFLKEITMLSRYSHKNLICLLGFCYHGDEMILVYEHASRGSLDRHLNSPHLTWLQRFKICLYAAEGLSYLHDPRETHQRLIHCDVKSANILLDEQWNSKLSDFGLSIMGPANEQQSVIVTTASGTPGYCDPQYAMTHTLTKESDVYSFGVVLFEVLCGRLCCTYSNGRVEQNLVRTWIECYEEKKLNDITFKDTTIEPLEQSALETFSDIAYRCLKESREDRPRMAEVVTELATALGNQKVFWQQFQDLKIPLEEIKLATNHFNVEKNYIGGGAFWKVYKGELSHSKGRGMTAIKRLDPKHGQGIRKFFKEIRTLSRYEHKNLISLMGFCYQEDEMILVYEYASRGSLDRYLNSPLLTWSKRIKICLDAAEGLRYIHDPRETHERLIHCDVKSANILLDEQWNGKLSDFGLSIMGPANEHQSVIVTIAAGTPGYCDPQYAMTHTLTKESDVYSFGVVLFEVLCGRLCCTYNNGRVEQNLVHTWIECYEEKKLNDITFKYTTIEPLEQSALETFSNIVYRCLKESREDRPRMAEVVTELASALRYQKVFWQQFQDLKIPLEEITLATNHFNVEKSYIGGGAFWKVYKGEVSHSKGRGMTAIKRLDPKHGQGIRKFFKEIRTLSRYEHKNLISLMGFCYQEDEMILVYEYASHGSLDRYLNSPLLTWSQRIKICLDAAEGLRYIHDPRETHERLIHCDVKSANILLDEQWNGKLSDFGLSIMGTANEQNRFIATVTASTHGYCDPQYAMTHTLTKESDVYSFGVVLFEVLCGRLCYTLDSKGHVKEILVPTWIKSYEQNRLNDIIFKSSNNEPMHQSVLKIFSDIAYQCLNESREDRPEIADVTSNLESAFQIISCSKEELLYKGVLVSGGKTWFSLNKKGEHCVMISIAECLGSNVQRFSFSSGYNARFALGSYLYFYADRDVKITHVRTQFLSPGITYTVNLVFKFMYTEDKGRCEPIYLKYKLKGEIESSFSHLACQREDGWWMCELYQFTCYHKIVHLQILFEGFNNFNSIQVEGIEFQSLVNVEHTDEKQPISDSDSDANWEEKLPADYEDIMKWSKNSLQWTTKEEAYAIIRKGFLIRDDNMERGILEHDANLEEKLPTDYKGIMKLSKIRLLWKRMKKAYSSIHREFLITDSQKRDIWFSLDKNGKKCHTISSRKAGIWRSHQDIMSFPESRFGEAVLLDSDYIRIKTEVKSQLVSSETIYACYLVYKLPEDQSGFEAPLVVEDNQCDSGDKIWYIYLTSPQTPVIRPKAGQNTHNPLNWWKIKGLPQQRNDGWIEVQIWELRAAATINMDLKLRSSGWKKFSGLVIEGIEFRPI from the exons ATGGATGCTTTCttgcagcagtttcaacatcttAAAATCCAACTAGAAGATATAACATCAGCCACCGACAACTTCAACGATGATAACTGTATTGGACGTGGTGGTTTCGGGAAAGTTTACAAAGGAGAACTGTCTCACTCTAAGGGACGAAGCACAGTTGCTATCAAGCGTCTGGATCCGAGGCATGGACAAGGAATACCCGAGTTCTTGAAAGAGATCACAATGCTTTCCCGTTACAGCCATAAAAATCTCATCTGTCTTCTGGGATTTTGTTACCATGGGGATGAGATGATCCTGGTGTACGAGCATGCATCTCGAGGAAGCCTTGATCGCCATTTAAATTCCCCGCATCTCACGTGGTTACAGCGTTTCAAGATATGCCTCTATGCAGCAGAGGGATTAAGTTACCTTCATGATCCAAGGGAGACACACCAAAGACTTATCCACTGTGATGTAAAAAGCGCCAACATCCTTCTTGATGAGCAATGGAATAGTAAACTTTCTGATTTCGGGCTATCAATAATGGGCCCCGCTAATGAGCAGCAATCGGTAATTGTCACCACAGCATCAGGTACCCCTGGGTACTGTGATCCGCAGTATGCAATGACACACACCCTAACAAAAGAGTCAGACGTATACTCTTTCGGTGTGGTCTTATTCGAAGTTTTATGTGGGAGGTTATGCTGTACATATAGCAATGGTCGTGTTGAGCAGAATTTAGTGCGAACGTGGATTGAATGCTATGAAGAGAAGAAGTTAAATGATATCACCTTTAAAGATACGACCATTGAACCATTGGAGCAGAGCGCTTTAGAAACTTTTTCTGACATTGCATATCGATGTTTGAAGGAATCTCGTGAAGATCGGCCAAGGATGGCTGAGGTTGTGACAGAACTTGCGACTGCGCTTGGAAATCAGAAG GTATTCTGGCAGCAATTTCAAGATCTTAAAATCCCGTTGGAAGAGATAAAATTAGCCACCAACCACTTCAATGTTGAGAAGAACTATATTGGAGGTGGTGCTTTTTGGAAGGTTTATAAAGGAGAATTGTCTCACTCTAAGGGCCGAGGCATGACTGCTATTAAGCGTCTTGATCCGAAGCATGGACAAGGAATCCGTAAGTTCTTCAAAGAGATCAGGACGCTTTCCCGGTACGAGCATAAAAATCTTATCTCTCTTatgggattttgttaccaagagGATGAGATGATCCTGGTGTACGAGTATGCGTCTCGTGGAAGCCTTGACCGCTATTTAAATTCCCCTCTTCTCACATGGTCAAAACGTATCAAGATATGCCTTGATGCCGCGGAGGGACTAAGGTACATTCACGATCCAAGGGAGACACATGAGAGACTTATCCACTGTGATGTAAAAAGCGCCAACATCCTTCTTGATGAGCAATGGAATGGTAAACTTTCTGATTTTGGGCTATCAATAATGGGCCCCGCTAATGAGCATCAATCGGTTATTGTCACCATAGCAGCAGGTACCCCTGGGTACTGTGATCCGCAGTATGCGATGACGCACACCCTAACAAAAGAGTCAGACGTATACTCTTTCGGTGTGGTCTTATTCGAAGTTTTATGTGGGAGGTTATGTTGTACATATAACAATGGTCGTGTTGAGCAGAATTTAGTGCACACATGGATTGAATGCTATGAAGAGAAGAAGTTAAATGATATCACCTTTAAATATACGACCATTGAACCATTGGAGCAGAGCGCTTTAGAAACTTTTTCTAACATTGTGTATCGATGTTTGAAGGAATCTCGTGAAGATCGGCCAAGGATGGCTGAGGTCGTGACAGAACTTGCGAGTGCACTCCGATATCAGAAG GTATTCTGGCAGCAATTTCAAGATCTTAAAATCCCGTTGGAAGAGATAACATTAGCCACCAACCACTTCAATGTTGAGAAGAGCTATATTGGAGGTGGTGCTTTTTGGAAGGTTTATAAAGGAGAAGTGTCTCACTCTAAGGGCCGAGGCATGACTGCTATTAAGCGTCTTGATCCGAAGCATGGACAAGGAATCCGTAAGTTCTTCAAAGAGATCAGGACGCTTTCCCGGTACGAGCATAAAAATCTTATCTCTCTTatgggattttgttaccaagagGATGAGATGATCCTGGTGTACGAGTATGCGTCTCATGGAAGCCTTGACCGCTATTTAAATTCCCCTCTTCTCACATGGTCACAACGTATCAAGATATGCCTTGATGCCGCGGAGGGACTAAGGTACATTCACGATCCAAGGGAGACACATGAGAGACTTATCCACTGTGATGTAAAAAGCGCCAACATTCTTCTTGATGAGCAATGGAATGGTAAACTTTCTGATTTCGGGCTATCAATAATGGGCACCGCTAATGAGCAGAACCGGTTTATTGCCACAGTTACAGCGAGTACCCATGGGTACTGTGATCCACAGTATGCGATGACACACACCCTAACAAAAGAGTCCGATGTATACTCTTTCGGCGTGGTGTTGTTCGAAGTTTTATGCGGGAGATTATGCTATACACTTGATAGCAAGGGTCATGTTAAGGAGATCTTAGTGCCCACGTGGATTAAGAGCTATGAACAAAACAGGTTAAATGATATTATTTTTAAAAGTTCGAACAACGAACCAATGCATCAgagtgttttaaaaatattttcagaCATTGCGTATCAATGTTTAAATGAATCTCGTGAAGATCGGCCAGAGATAGCTGACGTTACGTCAAATCTTGAGAGTGCATTCCAAATTATTTCATGTTCCAAAGAAGAATTGTTGTACAAAGGGGTTCTCGTTAGTGGCGGCAAAACG TGGTTTTCATTAAATAAGAAGGGAGAACACTGTGTGATGATATCTATTGCAGAATGTTTGGGTTCAAATGTCCAGCGTTTTAGCTTCTCGTCTGGATATAATGCAAG ATTTGCTCTGGGCTCCTACCTATATTTTTATGCGGATAGGGATGTCAAAATTACGCATGTAAGAACTCAATTCTTGTCACCAGGAATCACATACACGGTGAACCTTGTGTTCAAGTTTATGTACACAGAAGATAAAGGAAGATGTGAGCCTATATACCTCAAATACAAATTGAAAGGGGAGATTGAAAGTTCATTTTCACACCTTGCATGTCAGAGAGAAGATGGATGGTGGATGTGTGAATTGTATCAGTTTACTTGTTACCACAAAATTGTTCATCTTCAGATTTTGTTTGAGGGCTTCAATAATTTTAATAGCATACAAGTAGAAGGCATCGAATTTCAGTCCTTGGTGAAT GTGGAACATACAGATGAGAAGCAACCCAtatcagattcagattcagatgCAAACTGGGAAGAAAAACTGCCAGCTGATTATGAAGACATAATGAAATGGTCAAAAAATAGCCTGCAATGGACAACCAAGGAGGAAGCGTACGCAATTATTCGCAAAGGCTTCTTAATCAGGGATGACAATATGGAGAGAGGCATT CTGGAACATGATGCAAATTTGGAAGAAAAGTTGCCAACTGATTATAAAGGCATAatgaaattgtcaaaaataaGGCTGCTATGGAAAAGGATGAAGAAAGCATACTCAAGTATTCACAGAGAGTTCTTAATAACTGATAGCCAGAAGAGGGATATT TGGTTTTCTCTAGACAAAAATGGAAAGAAATGTCATACGATATCATCAAGAAAGGCTGGCATATGGAGGTCGCACCAGGATATAATGTCTTTTCCCGAATCAAG ATTTGGAGAAGCCGTTCTCTTGGATTCTGACTATATTCGCATTAAAACTGAAGTCAAGTCCCAACTAGTATCATCTGAAACAATATATGCATGTTACCTTGTCTACAAATTACCAGAAGATCAATCTGGATTTGAGGCTCCTTTGGTAGTGGAAGACAACCAATGCGATTCCGGAGATAAAATTTGGTATATCTATTTAACGAGTCCTCAAACTCCTGTTATTAGACCAAAGGCTGGTCAAAACACCCACAACCCACTCAATTGGTGGAAAATAAAAGGTCTTCCACAACAAAGGAACGATGGATGGATTGAAGTGCAAATTTGGGAATTGCGTGCTGCTGCTACAATCAACATGGATCTTAAGTTGAGAAGTTCTGGCTGGAAGAAGTTTAGTGGGCTTGTTATTGAAGGCATTGAGTTTAGACCCATATAG
- the LOC110898700 gene encoding uncharacterized protein LOC110898700 isoform X3 encodes MDAFLQQFQHLKIQLEDITSATDNFNDDNCIGRGGFGKVYKGELSHSKGRSTVAIKRLDPRHGQGIPEFLKEITMLSRYSHKNLICLLGFCYHGDEMILVYEHASRGSLDRHLNSPHLTWLQRFKICLYAAEGLSYLHDPRETHQRLIHCDVKSANILLDEQWNSKLSDFGLSIMGPANEQQSVIVTTASGTPGYCDPQYAMTHTLTKESDVYSFGVVLFEVLCGRLCCTYSNGRVEQNLVRTWIECYEEKKLNDITFKDTTIEPLEQSALETFSDIAYRCLKESREDRPRMAEVVTELATALGNQKESREDRPRMAEVVTELASALRYQKVFWQQFQDLKIPLEEITLATNHFNVEKSYIGGGAFWKVYKGEVSHSKGRGMTAIKRLDPKHGQGIRKFFKEIRTLSRYEHKNLISLMGFCYQEDEMILVYEYASHGSLDRYLNSPLLTWSQRIKICLDAAEGLRYIHDPRETHERLIHCDVKSANILLDEQWNGKLSDFGLSIMGTANEQNRFIATVTASTHGYCDPQYAMTHTLTKESDVYSFGVVLFEVLCGRLCYTLDSKGHVKEILVPTWIKSYEQNRLNDIIFKSSNNEPMHQSVLKIFSDIAYQCLNESREDRPEIADVTSNLESAFQIISCSKEELLYKGVLVSGGKTWFSLNKKGEHCVMISIAECLGSNVQRFSFSSGYNARFALGSYLYFYADRDVKITHVRTQFLSPGITYTVNLVFKFMYTEDKGRCEPIYLKYKLKGEIESSFSHLACQREDGWWMCELYQFTCYHKIVHLQILFEGFNNFNSIQVEGIEFQSLVNVEHTDEKQPISDSDSDANWEEKLPADYEDIMKWSKNSLQWTTKEEAYAIIRKGFLIRDDNMERGILEHDANLEEKLPTDYKGIMKLSKIRLLWKRMKKAYSSIHREFLITDSQKRDIWFSLDKNGKKCHTISSRKAGIWRSHQDIMSFPESRFGEAVLLDSDYIRIKTEVKSQLVSSETIYACYLVYKLPEDQSGFEAPLVVEDNQCDSGDKIWYIYLTSPQTPVIRPKAGQNTHNPLNWWKIKGLPQQRNDGWIEVQIWELRAAATINMDLKLRSSGWKKFSGLVIEGIEFRPI; translated from the exons ATGGATGCTTTCttgcagcagtttcaacatcttAAAATCCAACTAGAAGATATAACATCAGCCACCGACAACTTCAACGATGATAACTGTATTGGACGTGGTGGTTTCGGGAAAGTTTACAAAGGAGAACTGTCTCACTCTAAGGGACGAAGCACAGTTGCTATCAAGCGTCTGGATCCGAGGCATGGACAAGGAATACCCGAGTTCTTGAAAGAGATCACAATGCTTTCCCGTTACAGCCATAAAAATCTCATCTGTCTTCTGGGATTTTGTTACCATGGGGATGAGATGATCCTGGTGTACGAGCATGCATCTCGAGGAAGCCTTGATCGCCATTTAAATTCCCCGCATCTCACGTGGTTACAGCGTTTCAAGATATGCCTCTATGCAGCAGAGGGATTAAGTTACCTTCATGATCCAAGGGAGACACACCAAAGACTTATCCACTGTGATGTAAAAAGCGCCAACATCCTTCTTGATGAGCAATGGAATAGTAAACTTTCTGATTTCGGGCTATCAATAATGGGCCCCGCTAATGAGCAGCAATCGGTAATTGTCACCACAGCATCAGGTACCCCTGGGTACTGTGATCCGCAGTATGCAATGACACACACCCTAACAAAAGAGTCAGACGTATACTCTTTCGGTGTGGTCTTATTCGAAGTTTTATGTGGGAGGTTATGCTGTACATATAGCAATGGTCGTGTTGAGCAGAATTTAGTGCGAACGTGGATTGAATGCTATGAAGAGAAGAAGTTAAATGATATCACCTTTAAAGATACGACCATTGAACCATTGGAGCAGAGCGCTTTAGAAACTTTTTCTGACATTGCATATCGATGTTTGAAGGAATCTCGTGAAGATCGGCCAAGGATGGCTGAGGTTGTGACAGAACTTGCGACTGCGCTTGGAAATCAGAAG GAATCTCGTGAAGATCGGCCAAGGATGGCTGAGGTCGTGACAGAACTTGCGAGTGCACTCCGATATCAGAAG GTATTCTGGCAGCAATTTCAAGATCTTAAAATCCCGTTGGAAGAGATAACATTAGCCACCAACCACTTCAATGTTGAGAAGAGCTATATTGGAGGTGGTGCTTTTTGGAAGGTTTATAAAGGAGAAGTGTCTCACTCTAAGGGCCGAGGCATGACTGCTATTAAGCGTCTTGATCCGAAGCATGGACAAGGAATCCGTAAGTTCTTCAAAGAGATCAGGACGCTTTCCCGGTACGAGCATAAAAATCTTATCTCTCTTatgggattttgttaccaagagGATGAGATGATCCTGGTGTACGAGTATGCGTCTCATGGAAGCCTTGACCGCTATTTAAATTCCCCTCTTCTCACATGGTCACAACGTATCAAGATATGCCTTGATGCCGCGGAGGGACTAAGGTACATTCACGATCCAAGGGAGACACATGAGAGACTTATCCACTGTGATGTAAAAAGCGCCAACATTCTTCTTGATGAGCAATGGAATGGTAAACTTTCTGATTTCGGGCTATCAATAATGGGCACCGCTAATGAGCAGAACCGGTTTATTGCCACAGTTACAGCGAGTACCCATGGGTACTGTGATCCACAGTATGCGATGACACACACCCTAACAAAAGAGTCCGATGTATACTCTTTCGGCGTGGTGTTGTTCGAAGTTTTATGCGGGAGATTATGCTATACACTTGATAGCAAGGGTCATGTTAAGGAGATCTTAGTGCCCACGTGGATTAAGAGCTATGAACAAAACAGGTTAAATGATATTATTTTTAAAAGTTCGAACAACGAACCAATGCATCAgagtgttttaaaaatattttcagaCATTGCGTATCAATGTTTAAATGAATCTCGTGAAGATCGGCCAGAGATAGCTGACGTTACGTCAAATCTTGAGAGTGCATTCCAAATTATTTCATGTTCCAAAGAAGAATTGTTGTACAAAGGGGTTCTCGTTAGTGGCGGCAAAACG TGGTTTTCATTAAATAAGAAGGGAGAACACTGTGTGATGATATCTATTGCAGAATGTTTGGGTTCAAATGTCCAGCGTTTTAGCTTCTCGTCTGGATATAATGCAAG ATTTGCTCTGGGCTCCTACCTATATTTTTATGCGGATAGGGATGTCAAAATTACGCATGTAAGAACTCAATTCTTGTCACCAGGAATCACATACACGGTGAACCTTGTGTTCAAGTTTATGTACACAGAAGATAAAGGAAGATGTGAGCCTATATACCTCAAATACAAATTGAAAGGGGAGATTGAAAGTTCATTTTCACACCTTGCATGTCAGAGAGAAGATGGATGGTGGATGTGTGAATTGTATCAGTTTACTTGTTACCACAAAATTGTTCATCTTCAGATTTTGTTTGAGGGCTTCAATAATTTTAATAGCATACAAGTAGAAGGCATCGAATTTCAGTCCTTGGTGAAT GTGGAACATACAGATGAGAAGCAACCCAtatcagattcagattcagatgCAAACTGGGAAGAAAAACTGCCAGCTGATTATGAAGACATAATGAAATGGTCAAAAAATAGCCTGCAATGGACAACCAAGGAGGAAGCGTACGCAATTATTCGCAAAGGCTTCTTAATCAGGGATGACAATATGGAGAGAGGCATT CTGGAACATGATGCAAATTTGGAAGAAAAGTTGCCAACTGATTATAAAGGCATAatgaaattgtcaaaaataaGGCTGCTATGGAAAAGGATGAAGAAAGCATACTCAAGTATTCACAGAGAGTTCTTAATAACTGATAGCCAGAAGAGGGATATT TGGTTTTCTCTAGACAAAAATGGAAAGAAATGTCATACGATATCATCAAGAAAGGCTGGCATATGGAGGTCGCACCAGGATATAATGTCTTTTCCCGAATCAAG ATTTGGAGAAGCCGTTCTCTTGGATTCTGACTATATTCGCATTAAAACTGAAGTCAAGTCCCAACTAGTATCATCTGAAACAATATATGCATGTTACCTTGTCTACAAATTACCAGAAGATCAATCTGGATTTGAGGCTCCTTTGGTAGTGGAAGACAACCAATGCGATTCCGGAGATAAAATTTGGTATATCTATTTAACGAGTCCTCAAACTCCTGTTATTAGACCAAAGGCTGGTCAAAACACCCACAACCCACTCAATTGGTGGAAAATAAAAGGTCTTCCACAACAAAGGAACGATGGATGGATTGAAGTGCAAATTTGGGAATTGCGTGCTGCTGCTACAATCAACATGGATCTTAAGTTGAGAAGTTCTGGCTGGAAGAAGTTTAGTGGGCTTGTTATTGAAGGCATTGAGTTTAGACCCATATAG